The Chelatococcus sp. HY11 genome includes a window with the following:
- the tssC gene encoding type VI secretion system contractile sheath large subunit, with the protein MSETETKVEVLSPEVTDSGILGSIVIATPQTQPDRTTELMRTLMHEAMRGTVTYDRNLVQTLNSAIERIDRELSRQLAAVMQHPAFQKLEGSWRGLHHLVTNSETGSNLKVRMMNITKPELHKSLTTAVEFDQSVIFKKIYEDEFGTPGGEPYAALIGDYEFSASANDVETLICMAQVSAASFAPFIAAAAPTMFGLSDYTELSRPRDLSKIFESQEYIKLRSFRESDDARFVTLVMPRVLARLPYGRNGRATEVFDFDEAVREVGGPAQPLSHGQFTWMNAAYVLGTRLTDAFAAHGWCTAIRGAEGGGKVRALPSYAFVSDDGDIDQQCPTEIGITDRREAELSRLGFLPLCHYKHTDYAVFFGAQSLQKPTVYDRPEATANAAISARLPYVMAMSRFAHFLKVMARDKVGSFVEAGECEAWLNRWIMNYVNGNEGATQDVKAKYPLAEAKVSVREIPGQPGSYHAIAWLRPWLQMEELTTSMRLVARIPRIE; encoded by the coding sequence ATGTCCGAGACAGAAACAAAAGTTGAAGTTCTTTCGCCCGAAGTCACCGATAGCGGCATACTTGGATCGATCGTCATCGCGACGCCGCAGACGCAGCCTGATCGGACGACGGAACTGATGCGCACCCTGATGCACGAGGCGATGCGCGGCACGGTCACCTACGACCGCAATCTCGTCCAAACCCTGAACTCAGCAATCGAGCGCATTGATCGTGAGTTGTCGCGGCAGCTGGCGGCCGTCATGCAGCATCCCGCCTTCCAGAAGCTGGAAGGATCCTGGCGCGGCTTGCATCACCTCGTCACGAATTCTGAGACGGGGAGCAATCTCAAGGTCAGGATGATGAATATCACCAAGCCTGAGCTGCATAAGTCGCTGACGACAGCGGTTGAGTTCGATCAGAGCGTGATATTCAAGAAGATCTATGAAGATGAGTTCGGAACGCCCGGCGGCGAGCCCTATGCGGCCCTGATCGGTGACTACGAGTTCTCGGCCAGCGCCAATGATGTGGAGACTTTGATCTGCATGGCGCAGGTTTCAGCCGCGTCTTTCGCTCCCTTCATCGCGGCGGCGGCCCCGACCATGTTCGGCCTGTCGGATTATACGGAGCTCTCTCGGCCGCGGGATCTCTCGAAGATCTTCGAGAGTCAGGAGTATATCAAGCTGAGGAGCTTCCGCGAGAGCGACGACGCGCGCTTCGTCACGCTCGTCATGCCGCGTGTGTTGGCCCGGCTGCCCTACGGCCGCAACGGCAGGGCGACCGAGGTGTTTGATTTCGATGAAGCCGTCCGCGAGGTGGGAGGGCCGGCGCAGCCGCTGTCGCACGGGCAGTTCACCTGGATGAACGCCGCTTATGTGCTCGGCACGCGGCTGACGGATGCGTTTGCCGCCCACGGCTGGTGCACGGCTATCCGCGGCGCGGAGGGCGGCGGCAAGGTCCGGGCCTTGCCGAGCTATGCCTTCGTCAGTGACGACGGCGATATCGACCAGCAGTGTCCGACGGAAATCGGCATCACCGACCGGCGCGAGGCAGAGCTGTCGCGGCTCGGCTTCCTCCCCCTGTGCCACTACAAGCACACGGACTACGCGGTGTTCTTCGGCGCCCAGAGCCTGCAGAAGCCAACGGTCTATGACCGGCCGGAGGCGACGGCGAATGCGGCGATTTCGGCGCGGCTTCCCTATGTCATGGCCATGTCGCGCTTCGCGCATTTCCTGAAGGTCATGGCGCGCGACAAGGTTGGCTCTTTCGTCGAAGCAGGCGAATGCGAGGCCTGGCTCAACCGCTGGATCATGAACTATGTCAACGGCAACGAGGGCGCGACGCAGGACGTCAAGGCCAAGTATCCGTTGGCTGAGGCCAAGGTGTCAGTGCGGGAAATACCGGGGCAGCCCGGCTCCTATCACGCCATCGCGTGGCTGCGTCCTTGGCTCCAGATGGAGGAGCTCACGACGTCCATGCGCCTCGTGGCGCGTATCCCGCGGATCGAATGA
- a CDS encoding methyltransferase domain-containing protein has protein sequence MAGVLRCPECESGYPIIDGLPILVTDPARFLSDQLVYTLLPQDWPVELQGWLSGALSQSGWFPTMQRHLSTYGWDHYGDNAGAAAAVADAQPGGVLACLDAGLDGIHSLPKGAVLDAGCACGRATFALAERTDALVLGLDVSIPLLRLAQQALREGRVTYPLRDIGNSFNIQTVAVPLLRRDSVDFWVADIHHPPFLPASFACLAALNLLDCLADPLQALRAMREISTDGGLTVLSIPYDWGEAATPMSKWIGGSKGDVPPDCAPESVLRKYITELGWHVLNDVPRHPWRLRIHRRSTVCYDSHVLLLSGSTAFLR, from the coding sequence GTGGCGGGCGTCCTGCGTTGCCCGGAGTGCGAAAGCGGTTATCCCATTATCGATGGCTTGCCGATTCTGGTCACCGATCCGGCGCGCTTTCTGTCGGATCAACTCGTCTACACCCTTCTTCCCCAGGATTGGCCGGTTGAACTGCAAGGCTGGTTAAGCGGAGCGCTTTCCCAATCCGGCTGGTTCCCGACCATGCAGCGCCATCTCTCGACATACGGCTGGGATCACTATGGCGACAATGCGGGCGCGGCCGCTGCTGTCGCCGATGCGCAGCCCGGTGGTGTGCTCGCTTGTCTCGACGCCGGTCTCGATGGCATACACAGTCTACCGAAAGGGGCTGTTCTCGATGCGGGCTGCGCCTGTGGGCGCGCCACCTTCGCATTGGCCGAGCGCACGGATGCGCTCGTGCTGGGCCTGGATGTCAGTATCCCGTTACTACGCCTCGCTCAGCAAGCGCTGAGAGAGGGCAGGGTGACGTATCCACTGCGCGATATCGGCAACAGCTTCAACATCCAGACGGTCGCCGTGCCCCTTCTCCGTCGTGACTCCGTGGATTTCTGGGTCGCTGACATACATCACCCGCCCTTCCTCCCCGCGTCGTTCGCTTGTTTGGCCGCCCTCAACCTGCTGGACTGCTTGGCAGATCCCTTGCAGGCTCTCAGGGCGATGCGCGAAATATCGACCGACGGGGGCCTGACAGTGCTAAGCATTCCCTACGACTGGGGCGAGGCTGCGACGCCAATGAGCAAGTGGATAGGGGGGAGCAAGGGCGATGTTCCGCCGGATTGCGCCCCGGAATCCGTGCTGCGCAAATATATCACCGAACTGGGTTGGCATGTTCTGAACGATGTACCGCGCCATCCGTGGCGTTTGCGCATCCATCGCCGCTCCACGGTATGCTATGACAGCCATGTCTTGCTGCTGTCAGGATCGACGGCATTTCTGCGATGA
- the tssK gene encoding type VI secretion system baseplate subunit TssK, with protein sequence MSEYSKVSWSEGMFIRPQHFQQETRYLEQLIRRRCHVLRPFGWGLTHMEIDRELLATRHFGLRQCAGVFEDGTAFSLQDGDGRLAPLPLTPAANGAFVYLTLPLRRPGSIEIAASEERAPSARCHTATVSALDTHSPSGGTAEINIGKLRLRYALGKPGAPPSDLALPVARITDVDAATGAQLDDLHSPPALLLAASPSLSRMIIEVEGLLSQSAEGLAGRLRSGLDTAGPAELLLLQSVNRHRLQLQHINQHGLHHPETVFQFLLGLVGELTTAAPSVQPMVESYRYEHENPAGSFLPLLAAIRLYLGGVHDRGAVLIPFVDGGDGIRFAATDDLSLQHGRLFADAAIILAARADMEAGTLIQRLPAQLKIGSGDQIQHLVNAALPGVKLRPLPVAPRQIPFRPGSSYFECDRTSPLWKQVQATESLALHVTGEFPGLVLEIWALRG encoded by the coding sequence ATGTCTGAGTACAGCAAGGTTTCATGGTCGGAGGGAATGTTCATCCGGCCGCAACATTTCCAGCAGGAGACGCGCTACCTAGAACAGCTCATTCGACGTCGCTGCCATGTCCTGCGGCCGTTCGGATGGGGGCTGACGCATATGGAAATCGACCGCGAGCTGCTGGCGACGCGCCATTTCGGCCTCCGCCAATGTGCTGGTGTCTTCGAGGACGGCACCGCCTTTTCCCTTCAGGACGGAGATGGTCGGCTTGCCCCGCTGCCGCTGACACCGGCCGCGAACGGAGCCTTCGTCTATCTCACGTTGCCGTTGCGCCGTCCCGGCTCGATCGAGATCGCTGCCTCGGAAGAGAGGGCCCCGTCGGCGCGGTGCCACACCGCGACGGTCTCCGCCCTGGATACGCACAGCCCATCTGGCGGCACAGCCGAGATCAATATTGGCAAGCTGCGCCTGCGTTATGCGCTCGGCAAGCCGGGGGCGCCTCCTTCCGACCTTGCCTTGCCTGTGGCGCGGATAACGGATGTCGATGCCGCGACAGGCGCACAGCTTGATGATCTGCATAGCCCACCGGCACTCCTGCTCGCTGCTTCACCTTCCCTCTCCCGGATGATCATCGAGGTGGAGGGGCTTTTGAGCCAGAGCGCGGAGGGGCTCGCCGGCCGCTTGCGCTCAGGACTGGACACGGCCGGGCCCGCCGAACTCCTGCTGCTACAAAGCGTAAACCGGCATCGCCTGCAGCTTCAGCACATCAATCAGCATGGCCTCCACCACCCAGAGACAGTGTTTCAGTTCCTGCTCGGGCTTGTCGGCGAGCTGACAACCGCCGCTCCGTCAGTGCAGCCGATGGTCGAGAGCTATCGCTACGAGCATGAGAATCCCGCGGGCAGCTTCCTGCCCCTTCTCGCCGCGATCCGCCTCTATCTCGGTGGCGTGCATGATCGTGGCGCTGTCCTTATCCCATTCGTCGATGGGGGGGATGGTATTCGCTTCGCAGCGACCGATGATCTCAGCTTGCAGCACGGGAGACTATTCGCGGATGCGGCGATTATCCTGGCCGCGCGGGCCGACATGGAGGCGGGTACTCTTATCCAGAGGCTTCCGGCGCAGCTGAAGATCGGCTCCGGGGATCAGATCCAGCATCTCGTCAACGCGGCGCTGCCAGGCGTCAAATTGCGCCCGTTGCCGGTCGCGCCGCGGCAGATCCCCTTCCGTCCGGGCAGCTCCTATTTCGAGTGTGACCGCACGAGCCCGCTGTGGAAGCAGGTTCAAGCGACGGAGAGCCTCGCCCTGCACGTCACAGGCGAATTCCCCGGCCTCGTCCTCGAGATCTGGGCTTTGCGGGGCTAG
- the tssJ gene encoding type VI secretion system lipoprotein TssJ, which yields MQAVPDAGPHVPGKISDMDLPHACRLCRDVRAQFSRVGFRISRIKERVVSDKTMGIGEEKSRSEKDYIRLLGGIARRYMLEIIVIYIFSAALAGCVSGRPPRAAMLDATIVAGPSVNPDDDGRASPVVVEIFELSSLTPFQDANFDGLYVKGKQTLGDSLLATHSTVVSPGARKAVTSKLAAQTNALGVIAGFAHFDKLQWRGSFQTQPGNDVKVAIAVDGSGINIQPAR from the coding sequence ATGCAGGCCGTTCCGGATGCTGGCCCACATGTGCCTGGGAAGATCAGCGATATGGACCTGCCGCATGCGTGCCGATTGTGCCGCGACGTTCGCGCACAATTCTCGCGCGTGGGATTTCGGATATCACGGATAAAAGAGAGGGTCGTCTCGGACAAGACCATGGGCATTGGTGAAGAAAAATCCCGTTCTGAAAAAGACTATATCCGGCTCCTTGGTGGAATTGCACGGCGATATATGCTCGAAATTATTGTGATATACATTTTCTCCGCCGCTCTCGCCGGCTGCGTTTCAGGCCGGCCGCCACGGGCGGCAATGCTGGACGCGACAATCGTCGCTGGGCCATCAGTCAATCCGGATGATGACGGCAGGGCCTCGCCCGTCGTCGTTGAGATATTCGAACTCTCATCGCTGACGCCGTTTCAGGACGCGAACTTCGACGGTCTATATGTGAAAGGGAAACAAACGCTTGGAGATAGTTTGCTGGCTACCCATTCGACGGTAGTTTCACCAGGCGCTCGCAAGGCCGTGACGAGCAAGCTGGCAGCGCAGACGAACGCGCTCGGCGTCATTGCGGGCTTCGCGCATTTTGACAAATTGCAGTGGCGCGGCAGTTTTCAGACGCAGCCGGGCAATGATGTTAAAGTCGCCATCGCGGTTGACGGCTCCGGCATCAATATTCAACCCGCGCGCTGA
- the icmH gene encoding type IVB secretion system protein IcmH/DotU, which yields MSAPFGLDEASADVTRAFAAAAHSPVLASAAPLIWLAGRFASFTPRDVGALRDCLVGEIRRIGAQSALDVSTRAIVCYALAATFDDLALNAAWSGGDAWAHNTLVSLMFNEACGGERFFDLLAQLEREPRQNADKLTLMSLCLALGFQGKFRILPNGAAQLALIRTNLNRMLEETADIQRAQMLTRALPVNAPHRAPQASRAVFAIAIALSLAILGTGVAMTASLKSRVEAAAAKAALLIPSHRPTPRVAADLPQQQPVLPSRRPSKVVAAVPAPALETASTHLRRMLAPEILEGRVSIVDEPGFTVVRLIDGKLFASASTTLSATGGQLLSSVAGALQGLPSALTVIGHTDNQPIHTLQISSNAILAMRRAEAVAAALRMQLPAGTSIQPEGRGDREPLASNSTPEGRARNRRVEIIVPAGASLPASRP from the coding sequence ATGTCGGCACCGTTCGGTCTGGATGAGGCCAGCGCGGATGTCACGCGGGCTTTCGCGGCTGCCGCGCATAGCCCCGTTCTCGCCTCGGCGGCACCGCTGATCTGGCTGGCCGGGCGGTTCGCGAGCTTTACACCCAGGGATGTCGGCGCGTTGCGAGATTGCCTGGTCGGTGAGATCCGACGCATCGGAGCCCAAAGCGCGCTTGATGTGAGCACGCGGGCCATCGTCTGCTACGCCCTCGCCGCGACCTTTGATGATCTGGCGCTCAACGCCGCGTGGAGCGGGGGCGATGCCTGGGCGCACAACACGCTCGTCAGCCTGATGTTCAACGAGGCCTGCGGCGGTGAACGCTTCTTTGATCTCCTGGCGCAGCTCGAGCGCGAGCCCAGGCAAAACGCCGACAAGCTCACGCTGATGTCCCTATGTCTCGCGCTCGGTTTCCAAGGCAAGTTCCGCATCTTGCCGAACGGCGCGGCGCAACTCGCGCTCATCCGCACCAATCTCAACAGAATGCTTGAGGAAACGGCGGACATTCAAAGGGCACAGATGCTCACGCGCGCCCTTCCCGTCAACGCTCCGCACCGCGCTCCGCAGGCATCGAGGGCCGTGTTCGCCATAGCGATCGCACTATCGCTCGCCATCCTCGGCACGGGCGTGGCCATGACCGCGAGCCTCAAGAGCAGAGTGGAGGCCGCGGCGGCTAAGGCCGCTCTGCTGATACCTAGTCATCGTCCAACTCCGCGCGTCGCAGCCGATCTCCCCCAACAGCAACCCGTATTGCCCAGCCGCCGCCCATCCAAAGTGGTAGCGGCCGTACCCGCCCCAGCGCTCGAAACCGCCTCCACGCATCTCCGGCGAATGCTGGCTCCCGAGATCCTGGAAGGGCGGGTCAGCATCGTGGACGAACCCGGCTTCACCGTGGTCCGACTCATCGACGGGAAGCTCTTTGCCAGCGCGAGCACCACTCTGTCGGCGACAGGCGGTCAGCTGCTTTCATCCGTCGCCGGCGCGCTCCAGGGCTTGCCGTCCGCGTTAACCGTCATCGGCCATACGGACAACCAGCCGATCCATACGCTCCAGATCAGCTCGAACGCCATTCTCGCCATGCGTCGGGCCGAAGCCGTCGCAGCAGCCCTTCGCATGCAACTGCCGGCCGGCACCAGCATCCAGCCGGAGGGCCGTGGCGATCGGGAGCCGCTAGCAAGCAACAGCACGCCTGAAGGCCGCGCCCGCAACCGCCGTGTCGAGATCATCGTCCCGGCGGGTGCGTCATTGCCAGCCTCTCGACCATGA
- a CDS encoding PAAR domain-containing protein, with the protein MAGSILDASDATMSVFRVSFRAWHGSIIENGFQMRVKPVSRRDGSQMHNFMRNYTRYIPHIWALYDADRRILWMPAAARLGDLVRQTSPHCHAPIHPAAPVPAPCAHPAMPLALVRGEPSVLIGGLPAARLGDVTAPCVMAGCLPGGPGMISAASSTVFIGGLPAARVGDETLHAACVAPIPAPTGRIQSPGCPTVLIGG; encoded by the coding sequence ATGGCAGGCTCCATCCTAGATGCTTCGGATGCGACAATGAGTGTTTTTCGTGTCTCATTCCGTGCTTGGCATGGATCAATTATCGAAAATGGCTTCCAAATGAGAGTAAAACCTGTATCCCGTCGTGATGGTTCTCAGATGCATAATTTTATGCGAAATTATACCAGATATATTCCGCATATCTGGGCATTGTACGACGCGGATAGACGGATACTCTGGATGCCGGCTGCAGCAAGATTGGGCGACCTCGTGCGGCAAACATCGCCGCATTGTCACGCCCCGATTCACCCAGCGGCGCCCGTGCCGGCGCCCTGCGCGCATCCAGCCATGCCGCTGGCGTTGGTGAGGGGGGAGCCCAGTGTTCTGATTGGTGGCCTCCCGGCGGCACGTCTTGGCGATGTCACCGCGCCCTGTGTCATGGCCGGTTGCTTGCCAGGAGGACCGGGAATGATATCTGCTGCCTCGTCAACGGTATTCATCGGCGGGTTGCCTGCCGCGCGTGTGGGGGACGAGACCTTGCACGCGGCGTGCGTTGCACCGATTCCGGCGCCGACGGGGCGCATCCAGTCGCCCGGATGCCCAACGGTTCTGATCGGCGGCTAG
- the tssI gene encoding type VI secretion system tip protein TssI/VgrG: MMSAVESWIRLEGPLGEGCLHPYAFRCEEGLSRPFDLLIEALSSQDVIEPDVVLGRVVTVFVANPLGQERVFSGVVRDFWLDGIIGRGQRLVKMAIVPRFALLQHARDNRIFQSMTVVDVVKRILHRDNGHDVECALSIRRSSREYIVQYGETTFDFVERLLAEEGLFYYFRHERGRHVMVIGDDETAFMDHPDGDLHFSANVPVGGGLSAWRSGFVVHAGRYTLGGFDELKPAATVRETATARHAIEPMGTIEWYDHRGLPLRDGEAAAAVRRGMEREEMKFQSACGDSLYARLAPGMRCKIAAHPVRAECGRSWVVAKVSHEAVAGAASPDGGETFYRNSFSALQSDSRFRPPVKEPRCMPGLQTATVVGQAGEDIVCDEHGRIKIQFHWDRDGKKDEHSSCWVRVMQPAAGNRWGSIFIPRVGQEVVVQFLEGNPDRPLVIGALYNGGNRPPWDLPAAKTQSGIVTRTTPGGQMTNANVLRFEDKKGSEEVWLRAERDSRRETVHDEVVTVGHNQSISIDNDRKLTVNNGNETVIIAKGNRSVSVSEGKYALKAAESVVLSCGDSSIEMSPTGVTIKAGAVTIQGKMKVDIDGAVTNVKGTSSVVIDGGIVRIN; the protein is encoded by the coding sequence ATGATGAGCGCGGTGGAATCGTGGATCCGGCTCGAGGGGCCGTTAGGGGAGGGGTGTCTCCATCCCTACGCCTTTCGTTGTGAGGAAGGGCTGTCGCGCCCTTTCGATCTGCTGATTGAAGCGCTGTCATCGCAAGACGTTATCGAGCCTGACGTTGTGCTGGGGCGAGTTGTGACGGTGTTCGTTGCTAACCCTCTCGGGCAGGAGCGTGTTTTCTCGGGTGTCGTGCGGGATTTCTGGCTTGACGGTATCATAGGTCGTGGCCAGCGCCTGGTTAAGATGGCGATTGTGCCGCGCTTTGCTTTGCTACAGCATGCGCGGGACAACCGTATCTTTCAGAGCATGACAGTGGTCGATGTCGTGAAACGTATCCTCCATCGGGACAATGGTCACGACGTCGAATGCGCGCTGTCCATACGCCGAAGTTCACGCGAATATATTGTCCAGTATGGAGAAACGACCTTCGATTTCGTGGAGCGGCTCCTGGCTGAGGAAGGATTGTTCTACTATTTCCGGCATGAACGCGGCCGGCATGTCATGGTCATCGGCGACGACGAGACCGCGTTCATGGATCATCCGGATGGCGATTTGCATTTCAGTGCCAATGTGCCGGTCGGCGGCGGCCTGAGCGCATGGCGGTCGGGATTCGTGGTCCATGCCGGTCGCTACACGCTCGGCGGTTTTGACGAGCTGAAGCCCGCCGCGACTGTCCGCGAGACCGCGACGGCGCGCCACGCGATTGAGCCGATGGGGACCATCGAGTGGTACGACCATCGCGGCTTGCCCCTGCGTGACGGAGAGGCGGCTGCCGCTGTTCGTCGCGGCATGGAGCGCGAGGAGATGAAATTTCAGAGTGCGTGCGGCGATAGTCTCTATGCCCGGCTTGCGCCTGGGATGCGCTGCAAGATTGCGGCCCACCCGGTGCGCGCTGAATGTGGCAGGTCTTGGGTCGTGGCGAAGGTCAGTCACGAGGCTGTGGCGGGGGCGGCATCTCCGGATGGAGGGGAGACCTTTTATCGCAACAGCTTCAGCGCCTTGCAGTCGGATTCGCGGTTTCGGCCTCCAGTGAAGGAACCGCGGTGCATGCCGGGTCTCCAGACAGCAACCGTTGTCGGCCAGGCAGGCGAAGATATCGTTTGCGACGAGCATGGACGTATAAAAATCCAATTTCATTGGGATCGCGATGGAAAGAAGGATGAGCATAGTTCATGCTGGGTGCGCGTCATGCAGCCAGCGGCGGGAAATCGCTGGGGCTCTATATTCATCCCAAGAGTCGGGCAGGAAGTCGTCGTCCAGTTCTTGGAGGGAAATCCCGATAGGCCATTGGTTATAGGCGCGCTCTATAACGGCGGCAATCGCCCACCATGGGATTTACCAGCGGCGAAGACGCAGTCAGGTATCGTGACGCGGACGACGCCGGGCGGTCAAATGACCAATGCCAACGTCCTGCGTTTTGAGGACAAGAAGGGCAGTGAAGAGGTCTGGCTCCGGGCGGAGCGCGACAGTCGTCGCGAAACCGTCCATGACGAGGTCGTCACCGTTGGACATAATCAATCGATCAGTATCGATAATGACCGAAAGTTGACGGTCAACAATGGCAATGAGACGGTCATTATAGCGAAAGGCAACAGAAGTGTCTCGGTTTCGGAGGGAAAGTACGCCCTGAAAGCGGCTGAGTCTGTTGTCTTGTCTTGTGGTGACAGTTCAATCGAGATGTCGCCGACAGGAGTAACAATCAAGGCTGGAGCGGTTACGATTCAAGGAAAGATGAAAGTCGATATCGACGGCGCTGTGACAAATGTCAAAGGAACCTCATCTGTCGTCATCGATGGCGGTATCGTCCGTATAAATTAG
- the tssB gene encoding type VI secretion system contractile sheath small subunit — MADGIHQKLARVRKPRVHITYDVEVEGAVVQKELPFVVGVMGDYSGDAAASLPPLRERKFVQIDRDNFNDVMGRVAPALSLRVDNTLTQEGDSFSVNLAFRTMDDFEPANVVAQIEPLRRLLEARNHLRDLMGKIDRSENLELLLEDVLKSEQKILALSSELGIDKPDSAKE, encoded by the coding sequence ATGGCAGATGGAATTCATCAAAAACTGGCGCGTGTGCGTAAGCCGCGCGTTCATATTACATACGATGTCGAGGTCGAGGGCGCGGTTGTCCAGAAGGAGCTGCCCTTTGTCGTGGGCGTCATGGGCGATTATTCCGGCGATGCGGCAGCCTCTCTCCCGCCCCTGCGGGAGCGCAAGTTCGTGCAGATCGATCGTGACAATTTCAACGATGTCATGGGGCGCGTCGCGCCGGCGCTCTCCTTGCGCGTCGACAATACCCTGACCCAGGAGGGCGATAGTTTTTCGGTCAATCTTGCCTTCCGCACGATGGACGATTTTGAGCCGGCGAACGTCGTCGCGCAGATCGAGCCGCTGCGGCGCTTGCTCGAAGCGCGCAACCATCTGCGCGATCTCATGGGAAAAATCGACCGTTCCGAGAATTTAGAGCTTCTGCTTGAGGATGTCCTGAAGAGCGAACAGAAGATCCTGGCTCTGTCATCGGAACTCGGCATCGATAAGCCGGACAGCGCGAAGGAGTAG
- the tssA gene encoding type VI secretion system protein TssA has product MNVPPVDLDAIVASFAGEQPAGVDVRADAATSANYHELRDARAAARAVERRAMYESEEGSANALEAMQAWRRVAAQAMQLLGGVSKDLEVAAWLSEALLRLQGFPGLRDGFRIIAGLVETHWENLHPQPDEDGLQRRLAAIAGLNGEGMEGTLVAPIRMAPLVPTEAGAFALWHYERAARIERLTSASAREAALNEAGFCLETVATAARALPRGRGSEIHAAVVDAHAAVEAAGAALDHAAGEAAPSLRQILNVLEEVREACCYLGLAPENDVFDAEEEGPSVGAAQAARDDCPAKQHRYASREAAISEILRIAAYLRRVEPHSPISYTLEEAVRRARLPLMDLLPELIPDREARRLFLLAAGIGPVDDGE; this is encoded by the coding sequence ATGAATGTTCCCCCCGTGGATCTAGATGCGATCGTCGCTTCTTTTGCCGGCGAACAGCCAGCTGGAGTCGATGTGCGAGCCGACGCCGCGACCTCCGCGAATTACCATGAGCTCAGAGACGCTCGAGCGGCGGCTCGCGCCGTCGAGCGCCGCGCGATGTACGAGAGCGAGGAGGGCAGCGCCAACGCGTTGGAGGCCATGCAGGCATGGCGGCGCGTCGCCGCACAGGCGATGCAATTGCTTGGCGGTGTCAGCAAGGATCTCGAGGTCGCTGCCTGGTTGAGCGAGGCGCTACTGAGATTGCAGGGATTTCCCGGCCTGCGCGATGGCTTTCGTATCATCGCCGGGCTGGTCGAGACCCATTGGGAGAACCTGCATCCCCAGCCGGATGAGGATGGGTTGCAGCGCAGGCTCGCCGCCATCGCCGGACTGAACGGTGAAGGCATGGAGGGAACGCTCGTCGCGCCGATCCGTATGGCGCCACTGGTGCCTACCGAGGCAGGCGCCTTCGCACTATGGCACTATGAGCGCGCCGCCCGGATCGAGCGGCTGACCTCTGCGTCCGCGCGCGAAGCCGCGCTAAACGAGGCCGGCTTCTGTCTGGAAACGGTGGCAACGGCGGCGCGTGCCCTTCCCCGGGGCCGGGGCAGTGAGATCCACGCCGCCGTCGTCGATGCGCACGCCGCTGTGGAGGCCGCGGGAGCAGCACTTGACCACGCGGCTGGAGAAGCGGCGCCGTCCCTGCGGCAGATATTGAACGTTCTGGAGGAGGTACGCGAGGCGTGCTGCTATCTCGGCCTTGCTCCGGAAAACGACGTTTTTGACGCCGAAGAAGAAGGCCCCTCAGTGGGGGCCGCGCAAGCGGCGCGTGATGATTGCCCGGCAAAACAACACCGTTATGCCAGCCGCGAAGCAGCCATCTCGGAAATCCTCCGCATTGCCGCTTACCTCCGCCGCGTCGAGCCGCATTCGCCGATCTCCTACACACTGGAGGAAGCCGTACGCCGCGCGCGCCTGCCATTGATGGACCTCCTGCCGGAGTTGATCCCCGACAGGGAGGCGCGTCGCCTGTTTCTGCTGGCGGCTGGTATAGGACCTGTTGATGACGGCGAATAA
- a CDS encoding type VI secretion system tube protein Hcp, whose amino-acid sequence MSIYLKHDKIKGSVTNPEFKGTLELTSVEWGVGRYIGQRVGNAANREAGEATISEVHIRRKVDGSSPTLFEHASKVKDASKIELIFLASGNSTYLTIQLENAMLSSYSFTGRGDSEDEENFSVSFTKMEYKYITRGADNKPGTNIVGSFDVAAAA is encoded by the coding sequence ATGTCGATATATCTCAAGCACGATAAAATAAAAGGGTCAGTCACAAATCCGGAATTTAAGGGGACTCTTGAGCTCACAAGTGTGGAATGGGGTGTTGGGCGGTATATCGGCCAGAGGGTCGGAAATGCGGCCAATCGCGAAGCTGGTGAGGCGACGATCAGCGAGGTGCACATCCGGCGGAAGGTGGACGGGAGTTCGCCGACGCTGTTCGAGCACGCATCGAAGGTCAAGGACGCGTCCAAGATCGAGTTGATCTTCCTGGCGTCTGGTAACTCCACGTACCTCACAATCCAGCTCGAAAACGCCATGCTTTCCTCCTATTCTTTCACCGGGCGCGGTGACAGCGAAGACGAGGAGAATTTCTCAGTTTCGTTCACGAAGATGGAATATAAGTATATCACACGCGGTGCTGACAATAAGCCCGGAACAAATATTGTCGGATCTTTTGATGTCGCTGCCGCGGCCTGA